A window of the Arachis duranensis cultivar V14167 chromosome 5, aradu.V14167.gnm2.J7QH, whole genome shotgun sequence genome harbors these coding sequences:
- the LOC127747788 gene encoding peptidyl-prolyl cis-trans isomerase FKBP16-3, chloroplastic-like, with translation MVNTNSRKDFLGLALGISSLFVGSLEAKGADLSPEDKPKLCDEACEKEHDNVTMVTTESGLQYKDIKVGQGSSPQLDFR, from the exons ATGGTTAATACCAATTCCCGCAAAGACTTTCTTGGATTGGCTTTGGGAATCTCAAGCCTCTTTGTTGGTTCATTGGAAGCCAAAGGAGCTGATTTATCCCCGGAAGATAAGCCGAAACTATGTGATGAAGCTTGTGAAAAGGAGCATGATAAT GTAACTATGGTAACTACTGAATCAGGTTTGCAATACAAGGATATTAAAGTTGGACAAGGTTCTAGTCCCCAGTTGGATTTCAG GTAG